A window of the Salmo trutta chromosome 25, fSalTru1.1, whole genome shotgun sequence genome harbors these coding sequences:
- the LOC115162714 gene encoding interleukin-17A-like yields the protein MWKTSEMELKNNASKYLVVCCVSMLLGLTMGKGKVGEKERCEDTLTIPSDYYKTPSEASEGNGNINTRSLSPWTWKPITVEDRIPLTIWEAKCSSMYCVYPTNSSQAVGYRQNSVPIYQKVLVLHISATRKCYSVSFLSVAVGCTCAWARTS from the exons ATGTGGAAGACATCAGAGATGGAGCTCAAAAACAACGCGTCGAAATACCTG GTTGTGTGCTGTGTGTCTATGCTGCTGGGCCTGACCATGGGCAAAGGGAAggtgggggagaaggagaggtgtgAGGACACACTGACCATTCCTTCAGACTACTACAAGACTCCTTCAGAGGCATCAGAGGGAAACGGGAACATCAACACACGCTCCCTGTCCCCCTGGACCTGGAA ACCCATTACAGTGGAGGACCGTATTCCTCTGACCATTTGGGAGGCCAAGTGCAGCTCTATGTACTGTGTCTACCCCACCAACAGCAGCCAGGCCGTGGGCTACCGGCAGAACTCTGTACCTATCTACCAGAAGGTCCTGGTGCTCCATATCTCAGCCACTAGGAAGTGCTACAGCGTCTCCTTCCTGTCCGTGGCCGTGGGGTGCACCTGTGCCTGGGCTAGAACCTCTTGA